TACCAAGAAATCTGCAGAACCTCAAGGTTTCATATCACAGAGTGGGTCAGacagccccctccctccacctggtGGCTATGCCATCTGAGACACGTGGAGGCCAGGTCAcagggcagggaaagggggaTTCGAGGCTTGCAGACCCCGGGAAGTTCAGGACCCGAAGAGCTTATGGCACGTCCAACCCCACCACACTGGCCAGGCTGCAGCCACAAGGAAGACTGGGAAACAGTCCTCCTGGGTCCTCAGCAAGAGGAAATGGTGCACACAGCACCCTCTGCCCCATTATCCCCCTCTTGCCCACAACCCATCCAGCCCACAGCCACGGATAGTTACACACACCCTTCCCTTGTGTGTTCCTTCTCACAAAACCTTATTCTCCATGAGTGACCCATCAACCTCCCAGGGGTTTGAATAGATAACACCCTCAGGAGTTTCTTCTCCCAAGAGGATTGAAAGGCCTTAAACAGCCAAAGATATAAATGCCTAATGGTTGAAGTTCAGGCGCAGTGACCGACATGCTGCACACTTGAGAGATAGCTTATCTCCCTCGTCTTGCCTCCAGCGAGCCTCAGTCTGGAGGGGTCTGAgctcctctccccccccccaatctcCTGTGTCGACTGGCTAGATACTGGGCTAccatctatactgcctagagccagaTGGGCTACTGGTGTCGGCTGCAGCTCATTCCCCAcccaggagagaaggagaagctgataAAAGCCAAAATACTGGTCCCAGAGCTCCCTCTTCGGATCTTCCCTTACCAACGCTCCTCCCCCTACCCACAGCCAATTCCACTGTTCTTCTAGAAGCAGAACATCAAGAATTAGCTTGCTAAAGTATGCAAGgaagggacggggtggggggtctGACCTCCAGGCAGCCCTCTTTCTTTGTCCCTGGGAAGACCAACATGCTGTGATTAGGGGCTTCCTGGCTCAGTGTCCAACCAAGGCAGATGGACAGACCCCTATCCTGAGGAGAGACCTCTGTACCTAGAGGCAGTCCCTGGGCCGGGCAGTGGTGACAGTCACTGCAGTGCCCACGCCTGTCATCCGGCTGCCAGGGGCCTGCCCGTGTTCAGGGACTCATCTCCTGCTTTGTTACTACCTCCTTCCCCTGGGGGTCCCCATtcctatcctgttccattgactCTGGCCCCTTTAGCAGCAAAGCCCATCTGAGAATATTGTTCTTTTTGTTCCTGAAACTCTGCAGACCATCACATGCCTGGACcgatacacacatgcacacacagacgtAGACCTGTACACGtgtgtgccacacacacacatacgcacactcACAAACTCACTGGTACACACATGTACAGGCACATACAGATCCAGGAGTGTTGGGGGGCAAAGCTATATGGGCGTACACAATACCCAGGTGTATCCATAAATATatagaggtttgtttttttttaatccctacttttttttttaagattttatttattcatttgacagacagagatcacaagtaggcagagagcccgacgcggggctcgatcccaggaccctgagatcatgacctgagccgaaggcagaggctttaacccactgagccacccaggcgcccctacagaggTATTTAAAGTGTGCTCAGCACACAGAGGCACACGGACTCGTACAGTTTTGCGTATTTATAGATAGACACTCCCATGTGCGGGGATAGACACAAGCATACAAGGATTGACTCTTGTACACACCAagatgcatatacacacatgtacgtATGCACTCACAAACACACTTGTACACTCTCCCTGCACCCTGTGTGGAACTACACTCTTGGGAAATATGTCAGTAGATCGCGCAGCTAGCTAGCTAGCTCTGTGCCTtaatctttctccctctgcatccccacTCCCCGCCCAACAACGCAGGGCTCTCTGCCCTCCTGATACCCGGCTCAGGCCTGAGCTTCCTGGTTATCAACCCCAGCATCCTGCCTGGAACAAAGAAAGGGAGCAGCGTTCGTCCTTGGGGACAGTGAGGTAGGGGAAGGGTCTCTAGAATAGGGATGGGAGCCTCACCACTACCTGATGCTACAATTTTTGCCCCAAGGCCTCCCACTGGAAGGCAGCTCCCATCTGAGACTGTGTTCTCTCTAAGGAGGtcagctggggatggggggaaaggagaagggattggggtgggggacacacctcagaaaagagtggaggacccaTCTCAGGAGCCAGGGACTTTAAACTCACCCACAGGGGGCTGGGAGAATAGAAAACAGGGGCCAGTATCTGAGAGGCCAGGAAGACCCAGAGCTAGAGGAACCAGCTGCCCTAGAGGAAGGGACTTCCTCCCTCCCACGTGGTTCCCCAGGTGGGATCTCAGTACACACCATGCGCACAGCAGTTCTTGAATGGGTGCAGTCCCCTCCACGTTGGAAAGCCCTTCCACACTCCCCCCCACCATCTTGCACCCCATATGGGAGCCAAACAAAGCAGGAGGGCCAGTGTCCCACTGAGCACCAATGAGGAAGTCCTCCAGCAGTGGAAGTGGAAGAGGCTGGGCAGGGAAGGCCCATGGGGAGCCCACCAGCCCACTGGGTGCCCGGCTGCTCCCTCTGAGCTTCCCCGCCCAGCCTGAGGCTCCACTGGCAGTCCTCCAGTGCAGGCAATAATGAGATGGAGTTGGGGAATGCTGTGGGAAGTCTGGGGTTTTGgccaggagaggctggaggaCAGAGCCTGGAGGGGGTCCAGGGACTGCCAGGGGAGGTCTGATGGGAGGGGGCTCCGAGGCAGGAGCTCCACACCTCAGGCTTAGAAGGAGCAGATGAAGGGCAGACGCCTTTCACATGAAGTCAGCTGCCAGCAGTGGAAAGCGTGGTGACGTCAGCAATCACCTGTGTGGCGAGcggccctccttccctccttggcTGGCCAGCCGGGACCAGGACTATCAGGGTGCTTCCCACGTGCCCCTTCTAGCTAAGGTGCACCCAGCTCTTCccgggggaggagggaggtagTGCGCTAAGAGCTTCATGAATTAGCTGGTTAAAGTATGCCTATTGCTCATGATCATCACAATGACCCCAAAAGATAGATGTTATcgtcatccccatttcacagacgggAAAAGTGAGGCTTAGTGGAGGTAGTAACTTGCCTGGGTCTCAGCCTGCAAGAGGCAGAGCCGGATGTGGATGGCAGCAGGCTTACTCCAGCACAGATGGTCTTAGCCTTGGAGCTAGCTCCCTCACATCTGGCTTCCATGCTGCTCAAAGCTGGCGACTTACCCGTCAGCCAGCCCTAATTCCCATAGCTTTCCTTCGTCCTTCATCCACACCTTACGTTCacatctcctcctctcctctgtcgCATCAGTCACTCCTCGTGGCCCTCATATCAGAGGAAGGATAAcagccccccagccccaagcCTAGTGCGGTTGGTGAGGCTGGAGAGTCCCCATCTATGCCCCATACAGGGTACCCCATCACCTGGTTTTGCTTTGAGGGGATCCCTACATTTCAGCCCTCCTCATAGAGGATGTGGCTTCTCCGGCTGGGGGAAGGTGTGAGTTTGGAGAGGTATATTCAGAGAACTCAAAGGGACAGTGTGTGAGAGTGTACCTTGCCACTGCTTTCCCTTGCCCTGGTCCCAGTCCCCCTCTCCTCTGGTCCATAGGGCTACATAGTTGCCTTCCCCATTCACAGGCTGCCTGAGGCCCAGTATCCAAAATTCCAGCATCTCCCATCAGCCCATTGAAATCTCTGGCACGGGAACTAAAGAAGTGAtaggctgggtcatagggcataGGTCATAGGTCAGAGAGACAGACCCGGGGCCCCAGAGAGGGCCCACTGAGTGCTCCTTTCCCCTCTCACCACCCACCCAGTGGGGAGCCAGATCCGCAAGAGACCCATGCCTGAGAGTTTACGGGCAATGCCGATGCAAGAGCGGCCAGCGCTCTTGCATCACACAGAACACGCTTCTCCATCTTCACAGTGCACACGATCTCCTGGCattcttgttaaaatgcagattccaattCAGGAGCgctggggtggggcccaagatTGGGCACTTCTGATAAGCTACCCAGTTTGCCGATGCTGCTGGCCAGGGACCACACTCGAGTAGCACATTTCATGGCATTTACTCATCCACAATCCGAGAGCTGCCTTGAGAGAGGggctccattttagagatgaagaaactgagactccaaGGGAGTCATTCAGCTAGTAGGTGACTAAGCGGGGCATGGAGCCTATCTCCTGACTCCAGTGATGCACCAGGAAATGTTCAACGGCCAGctccaggggaaggggagaacaCAGAGAGCAGGAAGAACCCTGATTTACAATCGCCCATTTCCTTGGTGTGCGTACCTCCACTGGGGCAGATTTCAAGCTATAGGCATGAAGTCCGTGAGCCTGGAGCTGAGATGAGATGCCCAAAATCTTCGGTCCCCCAGACCCAGTCCAAGCCAGCTCCAGTGCCACACTGCCCGCTGCTCCAGGCTGGCCTCAGGGGCTGAGATGTGGCTAGACGCCAGCAGGGGTCCCTGGAGACAGTCAGAGAGAACTTCCTGTCCCCAGGGAGGTTGGTGCCTCACCTACCCAGCCCTTGAACATGCCTCCAATCCAGGCCTGGCCTTCATTGACCCCTCTGGCCATGCACAGGACGTGATGATCTGAGTTGGAGTTGTGTATGGAGACGAGCACCTTCTGCAGACAttcagcagaaagaagaaaatgtagggtAGAGAATTCGCTGGTTTTTCTCAAGTCTCTGAGTCTCCAGGAGAAAGCTTCTCATCTCTTTGCAGGTCAGAAATCAATGACCTACTTGCCcttctcaatcccatcttgtgtCCCTTGGTCAGGAACTTTTTGCAAAAACTAGTAATACTCAGAATAATCAAAACTACCATTGATTGAGAGTTTTAATGACCCAGGGACTATTCCAAATACTtccatgtattatctcatttaatcctcaaccACATCCCTAACAAGATAGTACTATATATCTCCATTTGACAAACAAAGACTCTGAAGCCCCAAAAGGTGAGCTGACCAGCCCAGCAACGGAGCCAATGTCAGGCAGAGCCGGGACTGAACACAGGTATATCAAATACCAAAGCCACTCGTGCAGACAGTGGTTCTTAAAGTGCAGACCCCAGACCAACAACACCATCATTACCTGGGAATTGTTATACATGCAAACTCTTGGGCCCTGCCCTAGATATGCAAAGccagaaatgtattttaacaaGACCTCCAGGAGATCCTGACATACACTAGGCTTTAAGAACCACTAATCTCAAAGGGAAGAGAAGGTTGAATCTGATCTCCTCCTCACCTCCAGTCCTCCACTGTAGCCTCTCTGCAACTTACCTGAGCATTTACAAATTTCTCAAGGTTTCGCACCAACAGGAAGCAACAAGTCTTGCACGCAGGACTGCCTGGAGTTTAAACTTTGTCCACTTCCTTGGGGCACTGAAAGTCCTTGTCTAGGGCAGCTGGGTTGGAATCCATGGCCTCCTCACCCTCAAATGTGTCCCGATAGCCGGAAGGCTTGGTCTCCTCTCCTTCTGACTGAATCACCTTCTGGGTGAAGGCAgagtctccctcctgctcccctaaACATTCCAGATTCTGACTCAGGTCTGCCTGTGTCTCCCAGCTGTCCAGATTGGGAGCATTATTCTCTGGGAAGAAGGGGTAACCTAAAATCAGCTCAGGGGTCTCCCTTCTTCCAGGACCATGGACAGCTCTGAAGGCCCACACAAGCTTTCTTAGAACCACCATCTGTAACCAATACTGGAAGGATCTCCTTAGCATGGGGTGAGGTGAGAACACTTGGGTCATAGACACAAGTGGGTGAGATCCTGACTTCTGGCTGACACCTCAGGTGTGTATTATGGGAGGAGGCACCTCTGAGAAGCCCTTCATCTTCACAGGTGGTGGGGTTTTCCTGTGAAGTAACCCTGGCAGAAAGTTTGGGTCAAGGTTCTGAGTCCAGGAGAAATCTAATCAGAGATAGGCTGGGTCAACCGAAAGGGGGCAGCTGTGGCCCTGGCCCTGTGAGGCAAAATACCtgcaagaaagaggagaaaaaagaaaggttggtGAGACGGGAAGGGGAGGCTTACCCAGATGGAGAGCAGCAACTGtccccagcaggagaaggggcaggagcagggggccTTTCATTTCCACTCAGGCTTGGGATAGGGACAcagctccccttccctccttgtGGGTGTCTTGTGTGTCTGCACAGCTCCTGGCAGACGGGACAAAATCCTTGTTTAACCAGTTGATTAAGGGGCAAAGATTGGTTAGAGCACTCTTTCCTCCCCAGAGAACAGGCACTGAACTGGAGAATTAGAAAAAGGACGTGGGATGTCAGCTCAGGTGCAAAAGTCTCTTTTTCCTGAAAGCCCTATCCCTGCTTCCCCAGACGGCCCTTAGCTCAGACCCTTGCCCCTGCAAAAACGGGCCTGCTCTGAGTCAGGGCCACTATCATTCATACTGGGAAACAAGGGGAAAAGGATGGTGGCCACGGTGGTCCTGAGGATGGGCTTCCAAGTGGGTCAAGCACTCACCTCCGGGAATCTCAGGCCTCCACTCTCAGTGCTTCTGGCTTTTGGGCCCCAGAGGAGGCTGGGTCAAGGCTCTTATGCTGGGCTTCTggggaagctggaagaggcaaggatgATTGCCCCCTGCTGCAGGGGAGCATAGAGGAGCTGATAAGAAGAGTTTTGCTCAGTCCTCTCGCCCTTGAGAACTGCTGTCTTTTGGGACTGCAGAGACCTATGTCCCAGGGCTCTCTTCCCATGTGGGTATCCAGACCCCTGGGGTGCTCAAGAGTACCCCAGCTGACTGTTGTCTAGGCATTATTACTGCCCCTATAGTGTCCTAGTCTGAACAACACTCCTTAACCCCAGGAGCAGCCTTCCCCTGGTCAGTATCCCAGCTAATGAGGTGGGGaatcccagggagctgggagaccATGTGGGGAGGAGGTAGGAGGCCAAGGGAGGCTCTGCCCTCCTGAGCACTCACTTATCTCGACCAAGTCCTCTATGTGCATCACATCCCTGAATCCTCATCTTCACCTCATTCCATGAGAAGGTACGCTGATCCttacttcacagatgaggaaatgagattCAGAGAGGGAAGGCAACTTGCCAAGTTTGCACAGGAAGTAGGAGAACTGGGATTTCTAAGTCTTTTTGGTTTGAAacccttgtctctctctgattctgTCTCAGTCTTTGTctgactctctgtctctctctctctccttcattttcttcctttccctccctgtcctcttccttttccctctcttccacaTCTTTAATCTCCCTCTCTTttgcatctttaaaattttatgctcatttttttattatgtggcTCTAGATCAAGGTTGTCAACCTTCCTGCTTGCAGTGAAATAGTTCTttgttgggggctggggggtgtcCTGTGCATTGGAATGAGTTTAGCACTATCACCTCCCTGAGTCATGATTATCAGAAATGTCTCCATACATTCCCAAATGTCCTCTGTCA
This DNA window, taken from Lutra lutra chromosome 10, mLutLut1.2, whole genome shotgun sequence, encodes the following:
- the PRG3 gene encoding LOW QUALITY PROTEIN: proteoglycan 3 (The sequence of the model RefSeq protein was modified relative to this genomic sequence to represent the inferred CDS: inserted 1 base in 1 codon; substituted 1 base at 1 genomic stop codon), with product MKGPLLLPLLLLGTVAALHLENNAPNLDSWETQADLSQNLECLGEQEGDSAFTQKVIQSEGEETKPSGYRDTFEGEEAMDSNPAALDKDFQCPKEVDKVXTPGSPACKTCCFLLVRNLEKFVNAQKVLVSIHNSNSDHHVLCMARGVNEGQAWIGGMFKGWRFQWADGRCWNFGYWASGXPVNGEGNYVALWTRGEGDWDQGKGKQWQADFM